From the genome of Cinclus cinclus chromosome 12, bCinCin1.1, whole genome shotgun sequence, one region includes:
- the RAD18 gene encoding E3 ubiquitin-protein ligase RAD18, protein MALALLEPPWPPSLAPLKAVDDLLRCGICFDYFSIAVIIPQCSHSYCSLCIRKFLSYKTQCPTCCVAVSESDLRNNRLLDDLVKSFNSARQQLLQLVLDAAPAPSPLAPGQCLSAESHRSPGAQPEPGEGPGIDSLVRKDKICTSTKTGLAWTGQKNFKTEGHHDLHSTSAEVGGEDSRVGSEEIAGCTENHEKPSTSVVKGDRKVECPVCEVAVLEQYINKHLDSCLSREEKKDSLRSSAHKRKLMSKVVYNLLSDRDLRKKLKEHGLSTSGSRQQLIKRHQEFVHMYNAQCDSLNPKSVAEVVKELEKNEKIRVQLECNKPGENSLTFTKDQTEEEIDDIHTEYRNKHRSEFKLLVDQVNKRWKKIGERKAGSAQNKEEVAVKELPAATEPGEEHHTSVVPGKAQTLQPEILDGQRSGSHCLKEYQRSASPEFSLSSGSTSSTNSDILADVEGSETCSASSDSSSSVALTGNKRRLRGSRMAGKDGVMPQGKRKRS, encoded by the exons ATGGCCCTGGCGCTGCTCGAGCCGCCGTGGCCGCCCAGCCTGGCCCCGCTGAAG GCCGTGGATGACTTGCTGCGCTGCGGGATCTGCTTCGACTACTTCAGCATCGCCGTGATCATCCCGCAGTGCTCGCACAGCT aTTGTTCCCTTTGTATCCGCAAGTTTTTGTCCTACAAAACGCAGTGTCCAACATGCTGTGTG GCAGTCTCAGAATCTGACCTGAGAAACAACCGACTTTTGGATGATCTAGTGAAGAGCTTTAATTCTGCAAG gcagcagctgctgcagttggTGTTggatgctgccccagctccatccccgcTGGCCCCTGGCCAGTGTCTGTCTGCAGAGAGCCACAGGAGTCCTGGTGCTCAGccagagcctggagaggggccagggaTTGACAGCCTTGTAAGGAAGGACAAAATCTGCACCTCCACCAAGACAGGACTGGCATGGACTGGTCAGAAGAATTTCAAAACTGAGGGGCACCATGACCTTCACAGCACTTCTGCAGAGGTTGGTGGTGAAGACAGCAGAGTGGGGTCAGAGGAGATTGCTGGGTGCACCGAAAATCATGAGAAGCCTTCTACATCTGTGGTGAAAGGAGACAGGAAAG TGGAATGTCCTGTTTGTGAGGTTGCTGTTCTAGAGCAGTATATCAACAAGCATCTGGATAGCTGCTtgagcagagaggagaagaaggaCAGCCTCCGAAG TTCTGCTCACAAAAGAAAGCTGATGTCTAAAGTTGTTTATAACCTGCTGTCGGACCGGGACCTGAGGAAGAAGCTCAAGGAACATGGTCTGTCCACCTCTGGGAGCCGCCAGCAGCTCATTAAGAGACACCAGGAGTTTGTGCACATGTACAATGCTCAGTGTGATTCCCTAAATCCCAAATCAG TTGCAGAGGTTGTtaaagagctggaaaagaaTGAGAAGATTCGGGTTCAGCTAGAGTGTAATAAACCTGGTGAAAAT AGCTTGACCTTCACAAAGGACCAGACAGAGGAAGAAATAGATGATATCCACACTGAATATC GAAACAAGCACAGAAGTGAATTCAAGCTCTTGGTGGATCAGGTAAATAAACGGTGGAAGAAGATAGGTGAGAGGAAAGCAGGAAGTGCTCAAAACAAAGAGGAAGTTGCTGTcaaggagctgccagcagccacag AACCTGGGGAAGAGCATCACACATCTGTTGTCCCTGGAAAAGCCCAGACACTCCAACCAGAAATTCTTGATGGCCAAAGAAGTGGATCTCATTGCTTGAAGGAATACCAGAGATCAGCCTCTCCTGAATTCTCCCTCTCATCTGGCTCAACAAGCAG caCCAATTCGGACATTCTGGCAGATGTGGAAGGGTCTGAGACGTGTTCAGCGTCCTCTGACAG cagcagctccgtgGCTCTGACAGGGAACAAGAGGAGGCTGCGTGGGTCACGAATGGCCGGGAAGGATGGAGTGATGCCCCAGGGCAAGCGCAAGAGGAGCTAG